From the Panthera leo isolate Ple1 chromosome C1, P.leo_Ple1_pat1.1, whole genome shotgun sequence genome, one window contains:
- the FRRS1 gene encoding ferric-chelate reductase 1 isoform X1 yields the protein MAVPGFTFGAFILVLHVSSVANYPSGKVGKSCHGMVPEHSHTARSDPVHNVSVSQMTFRPGDQIEVTLSGLPFRGFLLEARNAEDLSGPPIGSFTLIDSQVSQLLTCEDVQGYAVSHTNPSKKTKIKVYWNAPSNSPNHIKFLVTVVEKYKIYWVKIPGPVISQPNAPPFTTPEATVVPLSTLPPVSHLTKSFSASDCGNKKFCIRSPLNCDPEKERACFFLSFTRDDQSVVVEMSGPSKGYLSFAFSHDRWMGDDDAYVCIHEDHTVHIQPSHLIGRSHPVMDSRGALEDMAWRLADGVMQCSFRRNITLPGVKNRFDLNTSYYIFLADGAADNGRIYKHSQQPLITYEKHNVTDYPKNVGGSRSLFLLKAHGALMFVAWMTTVSIGVLMARFFKFVWAKPVFGQAAWFQVHRTLMLTTTALTCIAFVLPFIYRRGWSWYAGYHPYLGCIVMVLAVLQPLLAAFRPPLYDPRRQMFNWTHWSMGTAARIIAVAAMFLGMDLPGLNLPGPWKTYAMTGFVAWHVGTEIVLEIHAYRLSRKVEILDDARIQILQSFTVAEAEGHAFKKVALAVYICGNVTFLIIFLSAINHL from the exons atggcaGTTCCTGGATTTACCTTTGGTGCATTCATACTTGTGTTGCACGTTAGTTCTGTGGCTAATTATCCCAGCGGAAAAGTAGGAAAGTCATGCCATGGAATGGTTCCTGAACACAGTCATACTGCACGTTCTGACCCTGTTCACAACGTTTCAGTGAGTCAGATGACATTCAGACCAGGAGACCAGATTGAAG ttACTTTGTCAGGGCTACCATTTAGAGGCTTTCTTTTAGAAGCACGTAATGCTGAGGATTTGAGTGGCCCTCCTATTGGCTCCTTCACATTGATTGACAGTCAAGTGTCGCAGCTTCTGACCTGTGAAGATGTACAG gGATATGCTGTGAGTCACACAAATCcatccaagaaaacaaaaattaaagtctaCTGGAATGCTCCAAGCAATTCTCCGAATCACATAAAGTTTCT AGTCACAGTCGTTGAGAAGTATAAAATCTACTGGGTGAAGATTCCTGGCCCTGTAATTTCACAGCCCAATGCACCGCCTTTTACAACACCTGAAGCTACAGTAGTACCTTTGTCAACATTACCTCCTGTATCCCATTTAACCAAATCA TTCAGTGCTTCAGATTGTGGGAACAAGAAGTTCTGTATTCGGAGTCCTTTGAACTGTGACCCAGAGAAGGAGCGTGCCTGTTTCTTCTTGTCCTTCACACGAGATGACCAATCAGTGGTGGTTGAAATGAGTGGTCCCAGTAAAGGCTATTTATCCTTTGCGTTTTCTCATGACAGATGGATG GGTGATGATGATGCTTATGTGTGTATTCATGAAGATCACACTGTGCACATACAACCATCCCATTTGATAGGGCGAAGTCACCCTGTGATGGACTCCAGG ggTGCTCTTGAGGATATGGCTTGGAGGCTGGCGGATGGTGTTATGCAGTGTTCTTTCAGAAGAAACATTACCCTTCCTGGGGTTAAGAATAGATTTGATCTAAACACAAGCTACTACATCTTTCTAGCAGATGGTGCAGCTGACAATG gtcGAATATATAAGCATTCTCAGCAACCTTTGATTACATATGAGAAACATAATGTGACAGACTATCCAAAGAATGTGGGAGGCTCCcgttctttatttcttctgaagGCTCATG GTGCTTTAATGTTTGTGGCATGGATGACTACTGTTAGCATAGGTGTGCTCATGGCTCGGTTCTTCAAATTTGTTTGGGCAAAGCCTGTTTTTGGTCAAGCAGCTTGGTTTCAG GTACATCGGACGCTCATGCTCACTACTACTGCCCTCACCTGCATTGCTTTTGTTCTGCCTTTTATTTACAGAAGAGGCTGGAGTTGG TATGCAGGTTATCACCCGTACCTTGGCTGTATAGTGATGGTTTTAGCAGTTCTTCAGCCTCTTCTGGCGGCCTTCAGGCCACCTTTATATGACCCCAG AAGGCAAATGTTTAACTGGACGCACTGGAGTATGGGAACAGCTGCTAGAATAATAGCAG TGGCAGCAATGTTCCTGGGAATGGATTTACCAGGACTGAATCTTCCTGGCCCATGGAAAACCTATGCAATGACTGGATTTGTAGCCTGGCATGTTGGGACTGAAATTGTCCTGGAGATACATGCTTACCGACTTTCTCGAAAAG TTGAAATATTGGATGATGCCAGAATTCAGATCCTTCAGTCATTTACTGTAGCTGAAGCGGAA gGACATGCTTTTAAAAAGGTGGCGTTAGCAGTTTATATCTGTGGGAATGTGACTTTTCTCATCATATTCTTATCTGCAATCAATCATCTATGA
- the FRRS1 gene encoding ferric-chelate reductase 1 isoform X2: protein MAVPGFTFGAFILVLHVSSVANYPSGKVGKSCHGMVPEHSHTARSDPVHNVSVSQMTFRPGDQIEVTLSGLPFRGFLLEARNAEDLSGPPIGSFTLIDSQVSQLLTCEDVQGYAVSHTNPSKKTKIKVYWNAPSNSPNHIKFLVTVVEKYKIYWVKIPGPVISQPNAPPFTTPEATVVPLSTLPPVSHLTKSFSASDCGNKKFCIRSPLNCDPEKERACFFLSFTRDDQSVVVEMSGPSKGYLSFAFSHDRWMGDDDAYVCIHEDHTVHIQPSHLIGRSHPVMDSRGALEDMAWRLADGVMQCSFRRNITLPGVKNRFDLNTSYYIFLADGAADNGRIYKHSQQPLITYEKHNVTDYPKNVGGSRSLFLLKAHGALMFVAWMTTVSIGVLMARFFKFVWAKPVFGQAAWFQVHRTLMLTTTALTCIAFVLPFIYRRGWSWYAGYHPYLGCIVMVLAVLQPLLAAFRPPLYDPRRQMFNWTHWSMGTAARIIAVAAMFLGMDLPGLNLPGPWKTYAMTGFVAWHVGTEIVLEIHAYRLSRKVEILDDARIQILQSFTVAEAEMIIQHYLT from the exons atggcaGTTCCTGGATTTACCTTTGGTGCATTCATACTTGTGTTGCACGTTAGTTCTGTGGCTAATTATCCCAGCGGAAAAGTAGGAAAGTCATGCCATGGAATGGTTCCTGAACACAGTCATACTGCACGTTCTGACCCTGTTCACAACGTTTCAGTGAGTCAGATGACATTCAGACCAGGAGACCAGATTGAAG ttACTTTGTCAGGGCTACCATTTAGAGGCTTTCTTTTAGAAGCACGTAATGCTGAGGATTTGAGTGGCCCTCCTATTGGCTCCTTCACATTGATTGACAGTCAAGTGTCGCAGCTTCTGACCTGTGAAGATGTACAG gGATATGCTGTGAGTCACACAAATCcatccaagaaaacaaaaattaaagtctaCTGGAATGCTCCAAGCAATTCTCCGAATCACATAAAGTTTCT AGTCACAGTCGTTGAGAAGTATAAAATCTACTGGGTGAAGATTCCTGGCCCTGTAATTTCACAGCCCAATGCACCGCCTTTTACAACACCTGAAGCTACAGTAGTACCTTTGTCAACATTACCTCCTGTATCCCATTTAACCAAATCA TTCAGTGCTTCAGATTGTGGGAACAAGAAGTTCTGTATTCGGAGTCCTTTGAACTGTGACCCAGAGAAGGAGCGTGCCTGTTTCTTCTTGTCCTTCACACGAGATGACCAATCAGTGGTGGTTGAAATGAGTGGTCCCAGTAAAGGCTATTTATCCTTTGCGTTTTCTCATGACAGATGGATG GGTGATGATGATGCTTATGTGTGTATTCATGAAGATCACACTGTGCACATACAACCATCCCATTTGATAGGGCGAAGTCACCCTGTGATGGACTCCAGG ggTGCTCTTGAGGATATGGCTTGGAGGCTGGCGGATGGTGTTATGCAGTGTTCTTTCAGAAGAAACATTACCCTTCCTGGGGTTAAGAATAGATTTGATCTAAACACAAGCTACTACATCTTTCTAGCAGATGGTGCAGCTGACAATG gtcGAATATATAAGCATTCTCAGCAACCTTTGATTACATATGAGAAACATAATGTGACAGACTATCCAAAGAATGTGGGAGGCTCCcgttctttatttcttctgaagGCTCATG GTGCTTTAATGTTTGTGGCATGGATGACTACTGTTAGCATAGGTGTGCTCATGGCTCGGTTCTTCAAATTTGTTTGGGCAAAGCCTGTTTTTGGTCAAGCAGCTTGGTTTCAG GTACATCGGACGCTCATGCTCACTACTACTGCCCTCACCTGCATTGCTTTTGTTCTGCCTTTTATTTACAGAAGAGGCTGGAGTTGG TATGCAGGTTATCACCCGTACCTTGGCTGTATAGTGATGGTTTTAGCAGTTCTTCAGCCTCTTCTGGCGGCCTTCAGGCCACCTTTATATGACCCCAG AAGGCAAATGTTTAACTGGACGCACTGGAGTATGGGAACAGCTGCTAGAATAATAGCAG TGGCAGCAATGTTCCTGGGAATGGATTTACCAGGACTGAATCTTCCTGGCCCATGGAAAACCTATGCAATGACTGGATTTGTAGCCTGGCATGTTGGGACTGAAATTGTCCTGGAGATACATGCTTACCGACTTTCTCGAAAAG TTGAAATATTGGATGATGCCAGAATTCAGATCCTTCAGTCATTTACTGTAGCTGAAGCGGAA